The following proteins come from a genomic window of Acidimicrobiia bacterium:
- the folP gene encoding dihydropteroate synthase: protein MFSWSSVCGERPAVMGVVNVTPDSFSDGGRYLDPDAAIARGLELVAEGVDLLDVGGESTRPGAIPVAEAHERARVLPVVAALAAEAGVPVSIDTTKAAVAVAALEAGATVVNDVSAGLADPEMLPVVAAMRAGFVVMHMRGEPRTMQTDPRYGDVVDDVGEFLLERLDAARAAGIDPRALCADPGIGFGKTAQHNLALLARLSELVERVDVPVLIGTSRKSFIGSVLADSLPAGAPPADRDDGTLATIVWALDHGVGIVRVHAVRPAVDAVRLWSEMRAIDMQAAA from the coding sequence GTGTTCAGTTGGTCGTCGGTGTGCGGTGAACGTCCTGCGGTGATGGGTGTCGTCAACGTCACGCCCGACTCGTTCTCCGACGGCGGCCGCTACCTCGATCCGGACGCCGCGATCGCTCGCGGGTTGGAGCTGGTAGCCGAAGGGGTCGACCTGCTCGACGTCGGCGGAGAGTCGACGCGACCGGGGGCGATACCGGTTGCCGAGGCCCACGAGCGTGCACGGGTCCTTCCGGTTGTTGCCGCGCTCGCGGCGGAGGCGGGAGTACCGGTGAGCATCGACACCACCAAGGCCGCGGTCGCAGTCGCCGCGCTCGAGGCCGGTGCAACGGTCGTCAACGACGTCTCGGCCGGGCTTGCTGATCCAGAGATGCTCCCCGTCGTCGCCGCTATGCGTGCGGGATTCGTCGTGATGCACATGCGCGGCGAACCGCGCACCATGCAGACCGACCCGCGCTACGGCGACGTCGTCGACGACGTGGGCGAGTTCTTGCTCGAGCGGCTCGACGCGGCGCGCGCGGCGGGCATCGATCCCCGCGCATTGTGTGCTGATCCGGGCATCGGCTTCGGCAAAACGGCACAGCACAATCTTGCCCTGCTCGCACGGCTCTCCGAGCTCGTCGAGCGCGTCGACGTTCCTGTGCTCATCGGTACGTCGCGCAAGTCGTTCATCGGTTCGGTGCTCGCCGATTCGCTGCCTGCCGGTGCGCCGCCCGCCGATCGCGACGATGGCACGCTCGCCACCATCGTCTGGGCTCTCGACCACGGCGTCGGGATCGTGCGTGTCCACGCGGTACGCCCCGCGGTCGACGCGGTGCGACTCTGGTCCGAAATGCGCGCGATCGACATGCAGGCGGCCGCATGA
- the folB gene encoding dihydroneopterin aldolase has product MGTIVIAGLRELGVHGVLPEEQTRPQPFEVDVELTVDLEAAGESDALDDTVDYAAVAEAVSRVVASERYQLLERLAARIAEVCSVDERVTSVAVTVRKLHPLVRAMVDHVAVCIER; this is encoded by the coding sequence ATGGGCACGATCGTCATCGCAGGGTTGCGTGAGCTGGGTGTGCACGGAGTGCTGCCCGAGGAGCAGACGCGTCCGCAGCCGTTCGAGGTCGACGTCGAGCTCACGGTCGACCTGGAGGCCGCCGGAGAGAGCGACGCACTCGACGACACCGTCGACTACGCGGCAGTGGCGGAAGCGGTGAGCCGAGTTGTCGCGTCGGAGCGCTACCAGCTGCTCGAACGACTCGCGGCACGCATCGCCGAAGTGTGCAGCGTGGACGAGCGCGTCACTTCGGTCGCGGTGACGGTGCGCAAGCTCCATCCGCTGGTGCGCGCGATGGTCGACCACGTGGCCGTGTGCATCGAGCGGTGA
- the folK gene encoding 2-amino-4-hydroxy-6-hydroxymethyldihydropteridine diphosphokinase: MPERRGRAYLGLGSNLGDRLAHLQAAVDGLAGTPGIEVVAVSPVYETAPVGGPSQDHYLNAVVALGTGLTPRDLLNIAQRLEAGEHRVRAERWGPRTLDVDVLLVGDEVVDEPDLVVPHPRLKERAFVLVPLSDLAPEWAASIPPDRTTGCADVRPAGVQLRLPE; encoded by the coding sequence GTGCCTGAACGGAGAGGGCGGGCATACCTGGGGCTCGGGTCGAACCTGGGTGATCGGCTCGCACACCTCCAGGCCGCGGTCGACGGGCTCGCAGGCACGCCGGGGATCGAGGTGGTCGCGGTGTCGCCCGTCTATGAGACGGCACCGGTGGGCGGCCCGTCACAGGACCACTATCTGAACGCGGTCGTCGCGCTCGGCACCGGGCTCACCCCCCGCGACCTGCTGAACATCGCCCAGCGGCTCGAGGCCGGCGAGCACCGTGTGCGAGCCGAGCGCTGGGGACCGCGCACACTCGACGTCGACGTGCTCCTCGTCGGCGACGAGGTGGTCGACGAGCCCGATCTCGTCGTGCCGCACCCACGCCTGAAGGAACGAGCATTCGTGCTCGTGCCGCTCTCCGATCTCGCCCCCGAGTGGGCCGCGTCGATACCCCCCGACCGAACGACCGGCTGCGCAGATGTGAGGCCGGCAGGGGTACAGTTGCGGCTGCCCGAGTAG
- a CDS encoding DUF2520 domain-containing protein translates to MLDHTQRAFALVGPGRAGTTLAVAMTLRGWTPIAIAGRAPDAPSVLRAAELLGAPARDVVAAGVDADLVLVAVPDAAIAETAAAIAPGLRSGALVLHLSGACTLDELHKLRVARPDVELGSLHPLQSFPSVDAGLARLAGSWCAVDGPPEVERLAISLGMRPFRVRDADRVAYHAAATVASNHLVALLGQATRIADAVGVPPAALLPLVRATLDNVEALGPESALTGPVARGDVDTVLRHLDALPDDERSAYRALAEQARRLAGRDDPALRHALEDDT, encoded by the coding sequence GTGCTCGATCACACGCAGCGCGCCTTCGCCCTCGTGGGGCCTGGTCGCGCCGGCACCACGCTCGCGGTCGCGATGACCCTGCGCGGGTGGACTCCGATCGCGATCGCCGGACGCGCGCCCGACGCACCGTCGGTGCTCCGCGCCGCGGAGCTTCTCGGCGCTCCAGCGCGGGATGTCGTCGCGGCCGGCGTCGACGCCGATCTCGTGCTCGTCGCCGTACCCGACGCGGCGATCGCCGAGACCGCCGCCGCGATCGCGCCGGGCTTGCGCTCCGGCGCGCTCGTGCTGCACCTCTCCGGCGCCTGCACCCTCGACGAGCTCCACAAGCTGCGCGTTGCCCGGCCCGACGTCGAGCTCGGCTCGCTCCATCCCCTCCAGTCGTTTCCGTCGGTCGACGCCGGCCTTGCGCGGCTGGCGGGCTCGTGGTGCGCAGTCGACGGCCCGCCCGAGGTCGAGCGGCTCGCGATCTCACTCGGCATGCGACCGTTCCGGGTACGCGACGCCGACCGCGTCGCATACCACGCGGCCGCGACCGTTGCTTCCAACCATCTCGTCGCGCTGCTCGGGCAAGCCACCCGCATCGCGGACGCCGTCGGTGTGCCACCGGCCGCGCTCTTGCCTCTCGTGCGGGCGACGCTCGACAACGTCGAGGCGCTCGGTCCCGAGAGTGCGCTCACCGGGCCTGTCGCTCGGGGTGACGTCGACACCGTGCTGCGTCACCTCGACGCGCTGCCCGACGACGAACGGAGCGCTTATCGCGCGCTCGCGGAGCAAGCGCGCCGGCTTGCCGGCCGTGACGATCCTGCGTTGCGCCACGCGCTCGAGGATGACACGTGA
- the panD gene encoding aspartate 1-decarboxylase: MHRIMMKSKIHRATITGADLDYVGSITLDPRLMELADLMEHEQVHVLDIDNGARFETYVIRGGPGDVVINGAAARLVHTGDKVIVISYAHYNEAEIEAYEPIVVHVDEENRPTVQSVPHVRDVAP; the protein is encoded by the coding sequence ATGCACCGGATCATGATGAAGTCGAAGATCCATCGGGCAACGATCACCGGCGCTGACCTCGACTACGTCGGATCAATCACGCTCGACCCGCGGCTGATGGAGCTCGCCGACCTCATGGAGCACGAGCAGGTGCACGTCCTCGATATCGACAACGGCGCGCGGTTCGAGACCTATGTCATCCGTGGTGGCCCCGGCGACGTCGTCATCAACGGCGCCGCGGCGCGGCTCGTCCACACCGGCGACAAAGTCATCGTTATCAGCTACGCGCACTACAACGAAGCGGAGATCGAGGCCTACGAACCGATCGTCGTGCATGTCGACGAGGAGAACCGGCCGACCGTCCAGTCCGTCCCCCATGTGCGAGACGTTGCGCCGTAA
- the nadB gene encoding L-aspartate oxidase, with amino-acid sequence MTDVLVLGSGGAGLSAAVRARDAGLSVTVLTKGELGWSATRYAQGGVAAALVEDDDSPELHGSDTLAAGGGLNDPDAVRVLAAEGPTRVRELMALGARFDVVDGSLALAREGGHSVPRVVHAGGDATGAEIERALAVAVQDSGAEVLEGWLVTELLVDNGRAAGVVAVDGRGTEHVLRAPHTVIATGGAGQCFAVTTNPRLSTGDGVAMALRAGVAVADLEFMQFHPTALHHPSMPRPLLSEALRGEGAVLRDDKGEAFMAGEHPLADLAPRDVVARAISRRLNERGLDHLWLDGTRIVGFEARFPTIWRACEIVGLDPTRDWLPVAPAAHYLCGGVCTDLDGATTLPGLWACGEAACTGVHGANRLASNSLLENLVFAARVVEAIARGKASPDSTGVLRGIRPDPPGSRAASVPDLSTGTPMSAPMRDELQRVMTRDAGVVRSAESLDRAAAALAAMSPTGIEEANLLAVSSALVHAAAARCESRGTHTRSDYPGTSPEYLGRFVFAGAGPDFVPLFAAAGRTT; translated from the coding sequence ATGACTGACGTCCTCGTACTCGGCAGCGGCGGAGCGGGTCTGTCCGCCGCGGTGCGGGCCCGCGACGCCGGCCTGTCCGTCACCGTGCTCACGAAGGGCGAGCTCGGCTGGTCGGCCACTCGCTACGCGCAAGGCGGCGTCGCCGCCGCGCTCGTCGAAGACGACGACTCGCCCGAGTTGCACGGCTCCGACACCCTCGCCGCCGGGGGCGGGCTCAACGATCCCGATGCGGTCCGCGTGCTCGCAGCCGAGGGGCCCACTCGTGTCCGCGAGCTCATGGCACTCGGCGCGCGCTTCGACGTGGTCGACGGCTCGCTCGCGCTCGCCCGCGAGGGCGGGCACTCGGTCCCGCGCGTGGTACACGCAGGTGGCGACGCGACCGGCGCCGAGATCGAGCGAGCGCTCGCGGTCGCGGTGCAGGATTCCGGAGCCGAAGTGCTGGAAGGATGGCTCGTCACCGAGCTCCTCGTCGACAACGGCCGCGCCGCGGGCGTGGTCGCGGTCGACGGCCGCGGCACCGAGCACGTGTTGCGGGCGCCGCACACTGTCATCGCAACCGGAGGCGCCGGTCAGTGCTTCGCGGTTACCACCAACCCGCGGCTCTCCACCGGCGACGGTGTGGCAATGGCACTGCGCGCCGGTGTCGCGGTTGCCGACCTCGAGTTCATGCAGTTCCACCCCACTGCGCTGCACCACCCGTCGATGCCGCGCCCGCTCCTCTCGGAGGCGTTGCGCGGCGAGGGTGCGGTCCTGCGCGACGACAAGGGCGAGGCGTTCATGGCGGGCGAGCACCCGCTCGCCGACCTCGCGCCGCGCGACGTCGTCGCACGCGCGATCAGCCGGCGCCTCAACGAGCGTGGGCTCGACCACCTCTGGCTCGATGGCACGCGGATCGTTGGCTTCGAGGCGCGTTTCCCCACGATCTGGCGCGCGTGCGAGATCGTAGGTCTCGACCCGACGCGCGACTGGCTTCCGGTGGCCCCGGCTGCCCACTACCTGTGCGGCGGCGTCTGCACGGATCTCGACGGCGCGACGACGCTTCCCGGGTTGTGGGCGTGCGGTGAGGCTGCGTGCACCGGCGTGCATGGCGCGAACCGGCTCGCCTCGAACTCGCTGCTCGAGAACCTGGTGTTTGCCGCGCGGGTCGTGGAGGCGATCGCGCGTGGGAAGGCGTCTCCCGACTCCACTGGTGTGCTCCGCGGCATCCGCCCCGACCCGCCGGGGTCCCGCGCCGCCTCCGTGCCCGATCTGTCCACTGGTACACCCATGAGTGCACCCATGCGCGACGAGCTCCAACGCGTGATGACCCGCGACGCGGGAGTGGTCCGCAGCGCCGAGAGCCTCGACCGCGCCGCGGCTGCTCTTGCTGCGATGTCGCCTACCGGCATCGAGGAGGCCAATCTCCTCGCGGTGAGCTCTGCTCTGGTGCACGCGGCCGCGGCACGCTGTGAGTCGCGCGGCACGCACACCCGCTCCGACTACCCTGGCACGTCGCCCGAGTACCTGGGCCGCTTCGTCTTTGCCGGCGCAGGTCCCGACTTCGTGCCGCTGTTCGCCGCGGCTGGTCGCACGACATGA
- the nadC gene encoding carboxylating nicotinate-nucleotide diphosphorylase yields the protein MSSFAAPIADVRDAVARALAEDLGPLGDVTAALVPPDSCAVADVVARAHGVIAGTGCASEVFAQLDSEVRVEWLVDDGGLAGTGAKIGHVAGPLRSVLTGERTALNFLCHLSGVATATHRFVLAAGEQTRILDTRKTLPGLRSLEKAAVRAGGGVNHRSSLSDFVLLKDNHLAGIGITEAVRHAHSMWSGRAVEVECDRIAQVEEAVSAGASMVLLDNMAPDEVRECVALVRASAGATVLVEVSGGVTLENVRSYAGAGADAISTSVITQSAPALDIAFDIAPDIAPDIELGGR from the coding sequence ATGAGCTCGTTCGCCGCGCCGATCGCCGATGTTCGAGACGCGGTCGCACGCGCGCTCGCCGAGGATCTCGGCCCGCTCGGCGACGTCACTGCGGCACTCGTGCCGCCCGACTCGTGTGCCGTTGCCGACGTCGTCGCGCGCGCACACGGGGTGATCGCCGGAACCGGCTGTGCCAGCGAGGTCTTCGCGCAGCTCGATTCCGAAGTCCGCGTCGAATGGCTGGTCGACGATGGCGGCCTCGCGGGCACCGGGGCCAAGATCGGCCATGTCGCGGGACCCTTGCGGTCGGTGCTCACGGGTGAACGCACCGCGCTGAACTTCCTCTGCCACCTGTCGGGTGTCGCCACTGCCACACACCGCTTCGTGCTCGCCGCCGGTGAACAGACCCGCATTCTCGACACGCGGAAGACGTTGCCCGGCCTGCGCTCGCTCGAGAAGGCGGCGGTGCGTGCCGGTGGAGGGGTGAACCACCGCAGCTCATTGTCCGACTTCGTCCTGCTGAAGGACAATCACCTCGCGGGCATCGGGATCACCGAAGCGGTGCGGCACGCGCACAGCATGTGGTCGGGCCGTGCCGTCGAGGTCGAGTGCGACCGCATCGCCCAGGTCGAAGAAGCGGTCAGTGCCGGAGCGAGCATGGTGTTGCTCGACAACATGGCGCCCGACGAGGTGCGCGAGTGCGTCGCTCTCGTCCGCGCATCGGCCGGCGCAACGGTTTTGGTCGAAGTGTCAGGGGGTGTGACGCTCGAGAACGTGCGTTCCTACGCCGGCGCCGGCGCCGATGCGATTTCGACGAGCGTGATCACGCAGTCGGCGCCTGCGCTGGATATCGCCTTCGACATCGCACCCGACATCGCACCCGACATCGAATTGGGAGGAAGGTAG
- a CDS encoding type III pantothenate kinase, which translates to MLVAIDCGNTHTVIGLFSDREIIDNWRIATISERTSDELALMFQQFLAFHGTADQPVTGMVIGSGVPRITAALREMSERYFGFPALVLEAGVRTGMPILYDEPHNVGADRIANAIGAYDLYGGPTIIVDFGTANTVDAVSDKGEYLGGAIFPGIEISLDALFERAAMLRRVELVSPKNVIGKSTIEAIQSGVVYGYSGQVDGLVDRFQAELGMCTVVATGGLATLISPHSRTIQHYEPWLTLQGLRIVYERNS; encoded by the coding sequence GTGCTCGTCGCCATCGACTGCGGGAACACACACACGGTGATCGGTCTCTTCTCGGACCGGGAGATCATCGACAACTGGCGGATCGCGACGATCTCGGAACGCACGTCCGACGAGCTCGCGCTCATGTTCCAACAGTTCTTGGCGTTCCACGGCACCGCCGACCAGCCGGTCACGGGCATGGTGATCGGGTCGGGCGTACCGCGGATCACGGCTGCGCTCCGCGAGATGAGCGAGCGGTACTTCGGCTTCCCCGCCCTCGTGCTCGAAGCCGGAGTGCGCACCGGCATGCCGATCCTCTACGACGAACCGCACAACGTCGGCGCCGACCGGATCGCCAACGCGATCGGCGCCTACGACCTCTACGGCGGGCCCACGATCATCGTCGACTTCGGCACCGCGAACACCGTCGACGCCGTGAGCGACAAGGGCGAGTACCTCGGCGGCGCGATCTTTCCCGGCATCGAGATCTCGCTGGACGCGCTGTTCGAGCGCGCGGCGATGCTGCGCCGGGTGGAGCTCGTCTCGCCGAAGAACGTCATCGGCAAGTCGACGATCGAGGCGATCCAGTCCGGCGTGGTCTACGGCTACAGCGGCCAGGTCGACGGACTCGTCGACCGCTTCCAGGCGGAGCTCGGGATGTGCACGGTGGTTGCCACCGGCGGCCTCGCCACGCTGATCAGCCCGCACTCCCGCACGATCCAGCACTACGAGCCCTGGCTCACCCTCCAAGGCCTGCGCATCGTCTACGAGCGCAACAGCTGA
- a CDS encoding SHOCT domain-containing protein codes for MGLFKDAKDALKGAKELGDYHGGTPSVEGSVQDIKAVTDDRGQNEILENGTPAKAVALGFALPSATEKFAMQIELEIHPSNGEPYTVTYVYPSARQKAALSAGMEVPVKISANDPMQVAVQWDALKGSIAASGGEMNAVMQGLQNTYAGTADAAGRAYLAGREAGQAEGGAARAPAPVDANDPAERMKKLTQMRDAGLINAVEFESKKAEILADL; via the coding sequence ATGGGCCTCTTCAAGGATGCGAAGGACGCGCTCAAGGGCGCGAAGGAGCTCGGTGACTACCACGGCGGCACGCCATCGGTGGAGGGCTCGGTCCAGGACATCAAGGCCGTCACCGACGACCGCGGCCAGAACGAGATCCTCGAGAACGGTACGCCCGCGAAGGCCGTCGCGCTCGGCTTCGCGCTCCCGTCGGCCACCGAGAAGTTCGCGATGCAGATCGAGCTCGAGATCCACCCGTCAAACGGTGAGCCCTACACGGTCACCTACGTCTACCCGTCGGCGCGGCAGAAGGCCGCCCTGTCGGCCGGCATGGAAGTACCTGTGAAGATCAGCGCCAACGACCCGATGCAGGTCGCGGTGCAGTGGGACGCGCTCAAGGGATCGATCGCCGCCTCCGGTGGCGAGATGAACGCGGTCATGCAGGGCTTGCAGAACACCTACGCCGGTACCGCCGACGCGGCCGGGCGCGCGTATCTCGCGGGCAGGGAGGCAGGCCAGGCCGAAGGTGGAGCAGCGCGCGCGCCAGCGCCGGTCGATGCGAACGATCCCGCCGAGCGGATGAAGAAGCTCACGCAGATGCGCGACGCGGGGTTGATCAACGCGGTGGAGTTCGAGTCGAAGAAGGCCGAGATCCTCGCCGATCTCTAA